A single Theropithecus gelada isolate Dixy chromosome 7b, Tgel_1.0, whole genome shotgun sequence DNA region contains:
- the BDKRB1 gene encoding B1 bradykinin receptor isoform X1, protein MASWPPLELQSSNQSQLFPQNATACDNAPEAWDLLHRVLPTFIISICSFGLLGNLFVLLVFLLPRRRLNVAEIYLANLAASDLVFVLGLPFWAENIWNQFNWPFGALLCRVTNGVIKANLFISIFLVVAISQDRYCMLVHPMASRRRQRRRQARVTCVLIWVVGGLLSIPTFLLRSIQAVPDLNITACILLLPHEAWHFARIVELNILAFLLPLAAIVFFNYHILASLRGREEVSRTRCGGRKDSKTTALILTLVVAFLVCWAPYHFFAFLEFLFQVQAVRGCFWEDFIDLGLQLANFLAFTNSSLNPVIYVFAGRLFRTKVWELYKQCTPKSLAPISSSHRKEIFQLFWRN, encoded by the coding sequence ATGGCATCCTGGCCCCCTCTAGAGCTCCAGTCCTCCAACCAGAGCCAGCTGTTCCCTCAAAATGCTACAGCCTGTGACAATGCTCCGGAAGCCTGGGACCTGCTGCACAGAGTGCTGCCAACATTTATCATCTCCATCTGTTCCTTCGGCCTCCTAGGGAACCTTTTCGTCCTGTTGGTCTTCCTCCTGCCCAGGCGGCGACTAAACGTGGCAGAAATCTACCTGGCCAACCTGGCGGCCTCTGATCTGGTGTTTGTCTTGGGCTTGCCTTTCTGGGCAGAGAACATTTGGAACCAGTTTAACTGGCCTTTCGGAGCCCTCCTCTGCCGTGTCACCAACGGCGTCATCAAGGCCAATTTGTTCATCAGCATCTTCCTGGTGGTGGCCATCAGCCAGGACCGCTACTGCATGCTGGTGCACCCTATGGCCAGCCGGAGGCGGCAGCGGCGGAGGCAGGCCCGGGTCACCTGCGTGCTCATCTGGGTTGTGGGGGGCCTCTTGAGCATCCCCACATTCCTGCTGCGATCCATCCAAGCCGTCCCAGATCTGAACATCACCGCCTGCATCCTGCTCCTCCCGCATGAGGCCTGGCACTTTGCGAGGATTGTGGAGTTAAATATTCTGGCTTTCCTCCTACCACTGGCTGCGATCGTCTTCTTCAACTACCACATCTTGGCCTCCCTGCGAGGGCGGGAGGAGGTCAGCAGGACAAGGTGCGGGGGCCGCAAGGATAGCAAGACCACAGCGCTGATCCTCACGCTCGTGGTGGCCTTCCTGGTCTGCTGGGCCCCTTACCACTTCTTTGCCTTCCTGGAATTCTTATTCCAGGTGCAAGCAGTCCGAGGCTGCTTTTGGGAGGACTTCATTGACCTGGGCCTGCAATTGGCCAACTTCTTGGCCTTCACCAACAGCTCCCTGAACCCAGTCATTTATGTCTTTGCGGGCCGGCTCTTCAGGACCAAGGTCTGGGAACTTTATAAACAATGCACGCCTAAAAGTCTTGCTCCAATATCTTCATCCCACAGGAAAGAAATCTTCCAACTTTTCTGGCGGAATTAA
- the BDKRB1 gene encoding B1 bradykinin receptor isoform X2, which yields MASWPPLELQSSNQSQLFPQNATACDNAPEAWDLLHRVLPTFIISICSFGLLGNLFVLLVFLLPRRRLNVAEIYLANLAASDLVFVLGLPFWAENIWNQFNWPFGALLCRVTNGVIKANLFISIFLVVAISQDRYCMLVHPMASRRRQRRRQARVTCVLIWVVGGLLSIPTFLLRSIQAVPDLNITACILLLPHEAWHFARIVELNILAFLLPLAAIVFFNYHILASLRGREEVSRTSSLNPVIYVFAGRLFRTKPA from the exons ATGGCATCCTGGCCCCCTCTAGAGCTCCAGTCCTCCAACCAGAGCCAGCTGTTCCCTCAAAATGCTACAGCCTGTGACAATGCTCCGGAAGCCTGGGACCTGCTGCACAGAGTGCTGCCAACATTTATCATCTCCATCTGTTCCTTCGGCCTCCTAGGGAACCTTTTCGTCCTGTTGGTCTTCCTCCTGCCCAGGCGGCGACTAAACGTGGCAGAAATCTACCTGGCCAACCTGGCGGCCTCTGATCTGGTGTTTGTCTTGGGCTTGCCTTTCTGGGCAGAGAACATTTGGAACCAGTTTAACTGGCCTTTCGGAGCCCTCCTCTGCCGTGTCACCAACGGCGTCATCAAGGCCAATTTGTTCATCAGCATCTTCCTGGTGGTGGCCATCAGCCAGGACCGCTACTGCATGCTGGTGCACCCTATGGCCAGCCGGAGGCGGCAGCGGCGGAGGCAGGCCCGGGTCACCTGCGTGCTCATCTGGGTTGTGGGGGGCCTCTTGAGCATCCCCACATTCCTGCTGCGATCCATCCAAGCCGTCCCAGATCTGAACATCACCGCCTGCATCCTGCTCCTCCCGCATGAGGCCTGGCACTTTGCGAGGATTGTGGAGTTAAATATTCTGGCTTTCCTCCTACCACTGGCTGCGATCGTCTTCTTCAACTACCACATCTTGGCCTCCCTGCGAGGGCGGGAGGAGGTCAGCAGGACAAG CTCCCTGAACCCAGTCATTTATGTCTTTGCGGGCCGGCTCTTCAGGACCAAG CCTGCCTGA